The proteins below come from a single Candidatus Chlamydia sanziniae genomic window:
- the tilS gene encoding tRNA lysidine(34) synthetase TilS, translating to MMLASCLLYDDKRLKLFFSSLDIKKNYLLALSGGSDSLFLLYLLKERGITFTAVHVDHSWRSTSAIEAKNLEALCLREEVPFVLSSLTPTEKDIHRENSARKQRYAFLCKLARQERFGGIFLGHHANDQAETVLKRLLEGAHLSNLKGMTETSSFQEVLLFRPLLHLPKSVLVHALHIAGISYIQDTTNEDERYLRARMRKKLFPWIEEVFGKNITAPLHTLAEESKELADYMEKQAEPFWSAIVYESGQWVFQFPEDLISQIFLAKWMLKNFFYKAGVIVSRHFLQMIYDHLSCGSSASLRMRNKAVIVKPRVVMIE from the coding sequence AAAAAAATTACTTACTTGCTTTATCAGGCGGGAGTGATTCTCTTTTTCTTCTTTATTTACTTAAGGAGCGTGGGATTACGTTTACCGCTGTTCATGTAGATCACAGTTGGCGGTCAACATCTGCTATTGAAGCTAAAAATTTAGAGGCACTATGCTTGCGAGAGGAGGTCCCTTTTGTTTTGAGTAGTTTAACTCCTACAGAAAAAGATATCCATAGGGAGAATTCCGCACGTAAACAGCGGTATGCCTTTCTTTGTAAGCTTGCTCGCCAAGAACGCTTTGGGGGAATTTTTCTCGGTCATCATGCTAATGATCAAGCAGAAACCGTGTTAAAGCGTCTATTAGAAGGCGCGCATTTGAGTAATCTTAAAGGTATGACAGAGACTTCATCCTTTCAGGAGGTTTTGTTGTTTCGGCCTCTATTGCACCTACCAAAGAGTGTGTTAGTTCACGCTTTGCATATTGCTGGGATTTCTTATATACAAGATACTACAAATGAAGATGAACGTTATTTGCGAGCACGCATGCGGAAAAAACTTTTTCCTTGGATTGAAGAGGTCTTTGGCAAGAATATTACTGCTCCATTACATACTTTGGCAGAAGAGTCTAAAGAATTAGCGGATTATATGGAGAAACAGGCAGAACCTTTTTGGTCTGCAATAGTTTATGAAAGTGGTCAATGGGTTTTTCAATTTCCTGAAGATTTGATATCACAAATTTTTTTAGCAAAATGGATGCTGAAAAATTTTTTTTATAAGGCCGGAGTGATTGTTTCAAGGCATTTTTTGCAAATGATTTATGATCATCTTTCTTGTGGTTCTTCGGCATCTTTGCGTATGCGAAATAAAGCAGTTATCGTAAAACCTAGAGTGGTAATGATAGAGTAG